From one Gracilinanus agilis isolate LMUSP501 chromosome 5, AgileGrace, whole genome shotgun sequence genomic stretch:
- the CCRL2 gene encoding C-C chemokine receptor-like 2: MDNCTLPSDYDVFIEDDFTHDLTEECHKYDDKVFAAQFLPTFYSLMFILGLLGNAFLVLILVKYKGLKVVVNIYFLNIAISNFLFLVTFPFSIHTAIHSWDLGDATCKIISGFYSVGFYGYVCFLVLLIIHRYLAIVHVGRFRLATKKTTCGIIISTWGIAMLVTLPEYMLSQVQMEDRDYICYFVQIYQYPPGDEKFWKYFLTLKMNILGILIPLFVFIFCYMRIKKTSRYKEKRYELLRLIFVITLVFMGLWTPYNLVLFLKTFQEHLNLNDCDINYHLDKAIQVTKIIANTHCCIYPMICGLLDEIFLKRFCYFFHPRNETEGHFSEGSEQQSSTTKGPPYHSTRL, translated from the coding sequence ATGGACAATTGCACTTTGCCAAGTGACTATGATGTTTTCATAGAAGACGACTTTACTCATGACCTGACAGAAGAATGTCATAAGTATGATGATAAAGTCTTTGCAGCACAATTTCTGCCAACATTTTATTCCTTGATGTTTATCCTTGGTCTGCTAGGCAATGCCTTCCTTGTGTTAATCCTGGTTAAATATAAAGGACTCAAAGTGGTGGTGAACATCTATTTCCTAAACATAgcaatttctaattttcttttcttggtcACCTTCCCTTTCTCAATTCACACTGCAATACACAGCTGGGACCTTGGAGATGCAACGTGTAAAATAATTTCTGGGTTTTACTCAGTAGGCTTCTATGGATACGTGTGTTTCCTGGTACTCTTAATAATACATCGGTACCTGGCAATTGTCCACGTGGGAAGATTTCGCTTAGCTACCAAGAAGACCACCTGTGGCATCATTATAAGCACGTGGGGAATAGCCATGCTGGTCACTTTACCAGAATATATGCTTTCCCAAGTTCAGATGGAAGACAGAGATTACATCTGCTACTTTGTTCAGATCTACCAATATCCTCCAGGGGATGAGAAGTTCTGGAAGTATTTTCTGACTTTAAAGATGAACATTTTGGGAATTCTCATCCCactgtttgtttttatcttttgctaTATGAGAATTAAGAAAACATCTAGATATAAGGAGAAAAGGTATGAACTTCTTAGACTTATCTTTGTCATAACACTTGTTTTTATGGGGTTGTGGACACCTTATAATCTAGTGCTTTTCCTTAAAACTTTTCAAGAGCACTTGAACCTGAATGATTGTGACATCAATTATCACCTGGACAAAGCAATCCAAGTAACCAAAATCATTGCAAACACTCATTGCTGCATTTATCCCATGATCTGTGGGCTTCTAGATGAGATATTTCTGAAACGATTCTGTTACTTTTTCCATCCCAGAAATGAAACTGAAGGTCATTTCAGTGAGGGATCAGAACAACAATCATCTACAACAAAAGGACCACCATACCATTCCACTCGTTTATAA